The Dreissena polymorpha isolate Duluth1 chromosome 2, UMN_Dpol_1.0, whole genome shotgun sequence nucleotide sequence CTTACAGCTCTAGTTGAAACACAGTTTCTTGGAAGGCATTTACAACAGACATTCTCTAGGTCTGTCGCCATTGCCCTGCAGTTACCACATGTACACCATGCAGGTTGCAGTGGCTCTGGTGTAGGTGGAGGGTTGTCACCGGCCTGTGCACCCTCGCACAGATCGATCACAAGTCCTGGCTCTCTATCAATCAGTTTTAGGACAAGTTCTCGGAGCTCGTCGACAGGCATGTCTTTAACTAcatcctgaaaatatataatatgtagaTGTTTATCGACATGTCCAAACCATACAAAATTTTAAGTGTCATTATTTAGGTTCCACATATAGTCTTAAGTCTTATTTTATCATATTGATGAGTGATAGTGTTGACAACTACACGTCTATTATGATTTATATAACAGCCAATTGAAACCATGCACAACAAGGCCGTTGAATAATGAGGACAATTTTTTGTCAGTACACCATTGTATAATCTTTATCCTGTGGGGATGAAGTCTATGTTAACCAATGATTATGTGTCCTGGCCTTAAATTGAAAGAGACCAGGGCCCACTATCTCTGAACCAAAGCCCCGGGTAGCTTTCCGTGCAGTTACATTTGTCATTTCCCCCACTATCCTGATGCTGAAGTATGTATTTCAAGTGACAGCTGTATTATATGTTCAACCCTTTTtagtaataatttattttttatgtaattacCCTCATCTGTTGCTTCCTCTCAGCCCACAATGCCTCAAGACGTTCTTTGTCACTTCTCGCAATTCTGACTTCATCTCCACGACCTCTACCACCACGACCTCTACCTCCACGCCTGCCTCCTACTCGACCCCTAGCAACACCACGACCTCTTTCTACTCCACCGCCTATAATGTtaagacatattgttttattagtgTTTTGTTACCTGTCACTCACTTGGCATTTGCATCAACTTCTAGGGggagcaaaaaaaaacacaaaacaatttgtAAAGTTCTTTCATGTATTTGATGtggatatattttgtttacaaatgagGCACGTCACTGGAAAAGGGACCTTTATACTATTGCAACCAATTTAAtagatccagatcagcctgcgcttGAAAGTACAGTCAGATCAGGATCGAAACTGTTTGCTCAACATCTGTATTGTTCAATCTGAATATTGAACAGTGTGGATCAGACTGCGCTTCAAGAACAGGTTGATCTGGATAGCCTTCATGTCCCTTTTGCCATGACATGGCTGAACTATACTTAcaatgaatatatattatattatcattcaaatatttttgAAGCATATTCACTGCAGCTCCAATCACCTAGTGTACTCGTACAAAGACCAGGAAATACTTATATATGTAAAGTCTAGAAAGCGTGAACTGAGGGataatcataataaatatattaaaataaaaaataccttcTTCAGCCCGACCACCATTTCCACTTCCACTTGCACTACCCCTTGTTGCACCACGCCCACCACGACTGCTCCGGCCACCACGACTACCTCGTCCACCATGACTACTCCGACCACCACGACTGCCCCGTCCACCATTCCCCCCTCTAAAGCCTAAACTATCCATCGATGTATCTGTATCCTAAGAAAACATTTCTTCATTAACATAATAGCAAAAAATCTCAAATGATATAATAATTTACATGTCTGAAATGGTATAAAGAAATTAGTCAAAATAAATGACACATTGGTATACACGTGGTGCTAATGTGgagttttattacatttataactAATAAGTATAGTTTATACAGATAGCACTTATTATTTACATCCACCTTTTCTTAAACTAGTGAATTCTTTCgaaaaaaacatgttcttttatttcCCCGTGGGGGGCCCCAAGCAAATTTTCCACTGTTTCGCAAGGATTTAAAGAATTTGATTGCATAAATATGGCTAACATATATTGCAATCGATAATTCAGAGTCACTTTTATGTGATAATATGCATATGAAACTTATTAATAGTTtcttaattgaaatatttgtaagAATACAGATGCTACTCACCATGTCCGTTCCACTATCCGCCATGTTTGTTTATTTCTGTAGATGAAACCGGAGGTATTCCGAATGTGTCATATAACCCGTGATCCTTTGAATTACAAAtgctactttcggttttaaaagcgggaccgtttgaaaaataataaataacttgcttacTAGGCTTTAGATTCAATaaaaattttgcacactttcaaattgaatctatattaattgattaaaatgtacttcatttcaaggtgtgtggctttaaccaattaaaaatcagtgttccttatggcaattgccgacaTTTCAACGCAATATgtagtctggtaaaatagatgtttgtagatacaaaatgctcgtttttatggtgttcgtgtgtcgtatgaatagatatattcgcgggaattaattgtggccacaaataaataataacgagcattttgtatctacaaaaatctatgtaatcataccacatctagcattgaaatgttggctattgctataaggaacactgattgtttaggtgtaaactttattttacgaaatacttaacgaaattttcgttgatgtAGAGActttaatgtttctttactcgCTACCTAGGCTATCGAGACATTTGCTAGTGTGAAATCATGACAAAAGAAAGAAGTTCAAGCTCAAAACATAGAAAATCCAATAAATTCGTTGTTTCTGGCTTGCAATTTCTGTCACGATGATTATGTTCAATGATTTGTATCGAGTTCagtcttttacaaacatgtgatgccCATGTATGTACTATTATTGGTGATTTCTATCCGATTTTGCAAAAAGTTGTAGCATGTCAACTACGTGTACATGTTACGGTATTTTCTCTTACGACTAAGACATGTAACGGTGTcttctttacagcgttacagcgccTGCAGGAAGTCAAACATGGAGATTTCGTTCCACGATAGTAGCATTTTGGCCGTGAGTATGGGTGTCGTCATTGATTGCAACAACAACAGTTACTAATTACCTCAATTA carries:
- the LOC127870464 gene encoding uncharacterized protein LOC127870464, whose translation is MDSLGFRGGNGGRGSRGGRSSHGGRGSRGGRSSRGGRGATRGSASGSGNGGRAEEGGGVERGRGVARGRVGGRRGGRGRGGRGRGDEVRIARSDKERLEALWAERKQQMRDVVKDMPVDELRELVLKLIDREPGLVIDLCEGAQAGDNPPPTPEPLQPAWCTCGNCRAMATDLENVCCKCLPRNCVSTRAEIDRLVLDPQVLALGHTYYRAVLARRRERIEDAHKRNRHCAYRNFTLWRWGRLGAGVRRVIPSCCVLRIRAQYPSPTGQYVGYIPGRYY